From Juglans regia cultivar Chandler chromosome 8, Walnut 2.0, whole genome shotgun sequence, the proteins below share one genomic window:
- the LOC108993537 gene encoding protein WALLS ARE THIN 1-like isoform X2 has product MPRVPERAKLHLVMTLWQFGYAGNHIILRSALNMGISKIVFPLYRNAIALFVLAPFAYFSEKNDRPPLTTSILIEFFLLGFIGITCNHGSYLLGLDKTSPTFASATENIVPAVTFLIAALLRIEQVHLNRKDGRAKVLGTAASVAGASLITLYKGPAIYTPNSHLHHQSRVLLSLGDDEGENWTLGCIYLIVHCLCWSSWIVLQAPLLKKYPARLSATSYSCFFSVWQFLAIAAYFEKDSQAWQVHSSAELFSIFYTGLVASAMGFAVQTWVVDRAGPVFVSVYLPVQTLLVAVMASVVLGEEFYLGGVIGAVLIVAGLYLVVWGKSEESKFAMQKLQFPQCLRIKRENALADLLSSNH; this is encoded by the exons ATGCCTAGGGTGCCTGAACGTGCGAAGCTGCACTTGGTCATGACTCTCTGGCAGTTTGGTTATGCTGGGAACCATATCATCTTGAGATCTGCACTTAATATGGGAATAAGCAAGATAGTTTTCCCTCTTTATCGGAATGCTATCGCACTGTTTGTTCTGGCTCCCTTTGCATATTTTTCAGAGAA GAATGACAGGCCACCATTAACCACTTCAATTTTGATAGAATTTTTCCTCCTCGGATTTATTGG GATAACATGCAATCACGGATCCTATCTTCTGGGTTTGGACAAAACTTCACCTACCTTTGCCTCTGCTACAGAGAACATTGTTCCTGCTGTAACCTTTCTCATAGCTGCGCTACTCAG AATAGAGCAAGTGCATTTGAACAGGAAAGATGGTAGAGCTAAGGTGCTTGGAACTGCTGCTTCTGTTGCTGGAGCTTCACTCATTACCCTTTACAAGGGGCCAGCCATTTATACACCAAATTCACATTTACACCACCAATCACGAGTTTTGCTTTCTTTAGGAGATGACGAGGGGGAGAATTGGACCTTGGGTTGCATCTATCTCATTGTTCACTGCCTATGTTGGTCAAGTTGGATTGTTTTACAAGCACCCCTCTTGAAGAAATATCCGGCTCGGCTTTCGGCCACCTCATATTCTTGCTTCTTCAGTGTTTGGCAGTTTCTGGCAATTGCAGCATACTTTGAGAAAGACTCTCAAGCCTGGCAAGTTCATTCCAGTGCTGAACTTTTCAGTATTTTCTATACG GGATTGGTGGCTTCAGCAATGGGATTTGCAGTACAAACTTGGGTCGTTGACAGGGCAGGACCAGTATTTGTTTCAGTCTATCTACCTGTACAAACCTTGCTCGTAGCTGTAATGGCCTCTGTTGTTTTAGGAGAAGAATTCTACTTGGGAGG GGTCATTGGAGCAGTGTTGATTGTGGCTGGACTATACCTTGTTGTGTGGGGCAAAAGTGAAGAGAGCAAGTTTGCAATGCAAAAGCTGCAATTCCCTCAATGCCTgagaataaaaagagaaaatgccCTTGCAGATCTTCTCTCATCCAACCATTAA